The sequence GAGTCTCCAACTGTTCCGCCAGCACTTCCCGCTCCGCCTGCTTCAGCAGCAAATTATCCGGCTCATATTTGCTGAACACCTCGTACAGCAGCGAAGAACTCACCTGCAACTGCGCCGACGTTTTGCGCGAACCGGGATAGCCCTTAAACACCAGCCCCGCCACCTGCGCCACCCCACGAAACTTGCGCTGGGTCAGCTCCGAAATATTCAAGCTCGCCTTCACATCCGCTTCCAGATCCTCCCGGCTGAAAAATTCATCCGAAAACAAGTCCTGAAACGGATAACCCTTAGGAGCCAAAATCTCAAACCCGTAATCATTTACCGAAATCGTGAACGTGGCGCTTTTTTGCCGCGCAAACCGATAGCCCCACAAAAAGCCCAGCCCCTCATGGACAAACCGCCCCTCAAAGGGAAACACATAGAGATGCTGCCCCTCTCGTGTTTTGCAACACTCCACCAGCAGCTCATCCGTCGTGGGAATGTGGGAGAGCCGCGCCTGGGTTTCCAAAATCGGGGCGATGCAGTGAATCTCGCGGTTCCAGTCGCCCGGTTGCCGCACAAACTCCACCTCTTGCCGCAGATGGGTGCTCAACGTGTCCGAGATGGCGAGTTGTCCCCCGCCCCAGGTGGGCGTCACGGTGGATTGGCGGCGCGTGTTCTTCACATACACCACCATGTCCTTCATTTGAAAGAACTCCAACTGCCGCCCCGCAAAGAAAAACACATCCCCCGGTTTCAGCCGTGAGACAAAATTTTCCTCCACGGTGCCAATTTCGCGGCGGTTGGTGTACATGAGTTTGACCGCCTGATTGCCCGTGATGGTGCCAATACCCATGCGGTGCATCCGCGTGATTTTGGGGTCGGTGACGCGGTAGCGATCGCCCTCCCACCCCACCTTCTGATAGCGGGGATACGCCCCCAAACACTTGCCTCCTTTCTCCACAAACTCCACCACCCACTGAAACTCTTCATCCGTGAGGTGCTGATAGGCCACGGTTTGGCGAATCGCCGCCAAGGTTGTTTCCGGGTTAAAGCCATCGCCACAGGCTAATGTCACCAAATGCTGCACCAGCACGTCATAGGGCTGGTCACGCGGTCGCCGGGTTTCGATCGCTCCCGCCGCCAGCCCCCGCCGAAACGCCGAAATCTCCAACAGCTCCAGCGCATTGGTCGGCAAAAAGAACACCTCCGAGGTGCCCTGGGGAACATGGGCCGATCGCCCCGCCCGCTGCAACAGTCTCGCCAGATTCTTGGCACTGCCAATCTGCACCACCCGTTCGACAGGCTGGAAGTCCACCCCCAAATCCAGCGACGAGGTACAGACCACCCACTTGATGTCGCCCGCTTTCACCCCCGCCTCGATCGCTTCCCGTTCCTGCTTATCAATGGAACCGTGGTGCAGCGCAATCTCGTCCTCATGGTCGGGCACCGCAAACTGCAATGCCTGAAACCACCGCTCTGCCTGGTTGCGCGTGTTGGTAAAAATCAGCGTGGATTTTTCAATATCCAGCGCCGCCACTAACGCCTCAAACATCCGCAACCCCAAATGCCCCGCCCAGGGGAAGCTGTCCACAGATTCGGGCAAAATGCTCTGAATCACCGTCTCACGGAGAATATCCGCTTGAATAATCGTGGGCGCGGTGCCCAAACCCACGGCAGTTTGCGCCGCTTCCGGCAAATTGCCCAGGGTGGCCGATACCGCCCAGGTGCGCGCCTCCGGCACCAGTTCCCGCAGGCGAGAGAGGGCCAGTTCCGTTTGGGTGCCGCGTTTGGAACTCATGAGTTCGTGCCACTCATCCAGCACCACACACCGCAAAGATTGAAACCGCTTCTGACTGTCCTTGTACGACAGCATCACCGACAGCGACTCCGGCGTGGTGATCAGCACATCGGGCATCTTTTTGAGCTGCCGCGATTTTTTGTGGAAGCTGGTATCCCCCGTGCGTGACTCGATCGCCACCGCCCAGCCCATCTCCTCCACCGGACGGCGAATGGACTGCTCAATATCTCGCGACAGAGCCCGCAACGGCGTGATGTAGAGCAGTTGCAATCCCTTACCCGGCGTCTCCAACATTTCCGCCAGCGGTCCCATAACAGCGGCGTAGGTTTTGCCCGACCCCGTCGGCACCTGAATCAGCCCGCTCTGTCCGGCTAAGTAAGCCTCCCACGCTTGTTGCTGAAAGCGCAGCGGTTGCCAGCCCTGCCGCGCAAACCAATCGATGATGGGGGTGAGTCGAATATCCATGCCCCCATCATTACGAATTTGTGGGGGCCTTGGCTAGCGCGATCGTTCAGGGGACGCACCCTTGGCAAGGGTGCGTCCCCTCGGGTGCGTCCCCTCCGTCCATCTCCTCAGCGGCCAATAGCCAGTAATCTGGAGTTTGACGAAACATCTCACAACATCAATTACAGGAGCCGCGATCGCATGATTACGCACATCATTTCAGATATGGGCGGCGTACTCGTTGCGCTGGAATGGAGCGAGCGCGTCAGTGGCTTGTTGGGGCGATCGGTGCCCATTGATGAGCTGCACCACTTGTGGATCAACGCCCGCAGCACCGTCGATTTTGAATCGGGCCGTATCGACTTCGATACCTTTGCCCAAAATTTCATCCAAGAATTCGACCTGCAAATTTCTCCTGAACAAGTGCAGCACGAGTTTTTAGAGTTTGTGCAAGCGCCCATGCCTGGGTGTGATGAGATTCTGGAGGAACTGAAGCAGCAGTACCATCTGTCACTGCTCTCCAATACCAATCCCGCCCATTATGAGCGGTTGCGCGATCGCTACGATTTCTACGCGCCCTTTGAGCAGGTATTCCTCTCCCACGAAATTGGTGTCATGAAACCCGACCCGGCAATCTTCCACCACGTTTTAGCGAAGCTGGAGATCGCCCCTGAAAATGCAGCCTTTTTTGATGACGGTGCGCGGAATGTGACGGCAGCGCAAACGGTTGGCATCCACGCCTATCAGGTGCATTCTCCCCAAGAGTTGGGGGCGATCGTCGAGACTTTCGAGACTCCCGCCCTGAATCCTTAACCGACGTTGAACCAATGACCTACTGGTCTAATCTTGGGGAAATTCCGGTCCATTCATGAAATGCAGGGTTTGCTCTAGATTCGGCGGCAGAGGTTCTTGGACATGGGTGGGCGTCTCCAACGATTCGTCCTCCATTGGCGCAGTGGGCGGCACAGCGGCTTCACTAATCAGCCGCAGGACATCTGGGGAGGGCTCGCCCACGCGGCGAAACTCAGCACCAGTAAAGAAACCAAAGTTCATGCTGCCCAGGCGAATGAGGTCACCATCTTTCAAAATGTAGTTCTGCCGAATCCGCACACCATTGACGTAGGTTCCGTTAGTGCTGTCCAAGTCATACAACACAAAGCCACAGGTGCTGTCGTAACGAATGGCCGCGTGGCAACGAGAGAGGCGGCGATCGCGAATCGGTAAAGAAGATTGATTGGGATCGCGCCCAAACGTCCAAATTTGGTTATTGAGATGCGGTTGCAGAAAGATCTGTGAACGGTCCTCTGAAACATTCGTTATGAGCAAAGCTTGCTTATCCGTAACCAGCCCCAACACGTAAGAAAAATTACCGGGATGCACCGGCATTTGTTTGTCCACCGTTGCTAAATTGAGAATCTCGTTTAGCAGGGCTGGATTTTGCTCATACAAACGCTTAAAAGTCTGAAACAAATTCAAACTTGTCTGAATGCTTTCCGTGGAAACATCCATATGAGAGAGGGCATATTCACTCAATACTTTGGGATCAAACATGTTCTCCCGTCAGGTTTCAATCAAACATTTGCTCAGGTATTCTGATGCCATTTAGCTTTTGGCAAGCAACGCTGGCACAGACTTAGCGTTTAGACAGCCTTGAGCGACGACACATCGCTGATATCTTTGACATCAGGCTCAATCATGGAACAACCCAATTAAAGTCGCGAGCTCAGTTTCGGCCCATAAAGTTCCTGGTAACACCACAGTTGATCCAGATATCAACAGTGTACCCACCTACCTAACTGATGTCCCAGCCCATCCGAAACAGCCTATGCTGCATGGCTCATCTTCCGGTCTCGTCAGGCGTATTCACACGAGCGATCAGCAAGTCAGTAAATCGCTTCGCCACTGTTTAATAGTTGTATTTTATACATTTAATGCTTTCGTGTGGACTCTGATTTTGAAGCTTCTGTATGTTTGTAATGCCCGAAAATCAAGCCAGCATCAACTTCTTCATATACAGACTGGGTGAAATCTGGGTAATGTAGCAGATGCGCAATTACACGGTTGGTGGATGCAACGAATGTATGCTGTCAGTCGCTTAGTGTGCTTTGCCTTGTAGGCTCCGAATCGCTGTGAGCATGCCTTGCGATTTATTCAAAGTTTCCTGAAATTCGGACTCAGGCACTGAGTCAGCGACTAAACCAGCGCCCGCTTGCACACTCACCTGATGCCGTCCCGGTTGCTCAGGGCGCACAATCATCGTGCGAATGGTGATAGCCGTATTGAGCTGGCCCTCAAAGTCATAGTAGCCATAGACTCCAGAGTAGGGGCCTCGGTGGTCTGGTTCGAGTTCATGGATAATCTGCATGGCACGAATTTTGGGGGCGCCACTGACGGTGCCGGCGGGAAAACAGGCTTTGAGCAAGTCCCAGGCGGTTTTATCCGGGGCGAGTTGACCAATGACATTACTGACAATGTGCATGACGTGGGAGTAGCGCTCAATCACCATCAATTCATCAACTTTGACGGTGCCACTCGTGCAAACGCGACCGAGGTCATTGCGCCCCAAATCCACCAGCATGACGTGTTCGGCAATCTCTTTCGGGTCGGCGAGTAGATCGGCAGCATAGTCGGCATCGGCGGCTACCGTTTGTCCGCGGGGACGGGTGCCCGCAATGGGGCGCACGGTAGCAATTTTACTGCCCGGTGCTTGCGGGTCGTTTTCTGCTTTCACCATCACTTCCGGGCTAGAGCCGATGAGCTGCCAGTCTTGGAAGTGAAAATAGGCCATATAGGGGGAAGGATTGACCAACCGGAGCGAGCGGTACAGGTCAAAGGGATTGCCTTCATAAGTCGTCGACAGGCGCTGCGACACCACCACCTGAAAAATATCGCCTGCTCGAATGTAGTCCTTGGCCTGGCGGACTGCGTCACAAAATTCGGCCTGGGTCCGATTACTTTGATAGTTCAGGGGCACTGCCTGGGTCTGGGCTCCAGGTGGATGCCATTGGGTGAGGGGAGCCAACCCTTGGAGAGGGGCAGTGAGCTTTTGCACCAGGGTTTGAATGCGATCGCACGCCGCCTCATACGCTGCCGCCAAATCGCGTCCCGGTTGGCGCAAATCGGCATAGGCAATCACCCACATTTTGCGCTTCACTTGATCAAAAATCAGCAGGCTATCTACCTGCATCCACAAACCATCCGGCAAGTCGGCCTCAGCACGGTCATACACCGGTACCGTGGGCTCAATCCACTGGATAAGTTCATAGCCCCAAAAACCAAATAGTCCCCCAATCCCTGGCGGCAGCTCAGGCAGCTTGACTGGCTGATAGGGCGCTAAACAGTTCGGCAAGATCGTGAACGGATCACCGCTGTAGGCTTTCACCGTGCCGTCGCGAAATGTCTGGGTGGTGGTTTCGCCTCGGGTCTCCAGCACCCAGAGCGGGTCGCAGCCTAAAAGGCTATAGCGTCCTAAGGTTTCTCCCCCTTCCACCGATTCCAACAAAAAGCTGTAGGGAGCGGTGGCGCACACTTTGTGCCAGGCCGAGACGGGGGTATCCAAATCTGCTGCCAACTCTTGATATACCGGGATGAAGTTGCCTTGAGTGGCTAAGGTTTGGAACTGCTCGAAGGAAGGTGAAACCATGGAAGCGGCGATGAAAAACTGGATAAAGACAGGACCGCGATCGCAGTCAGCCGATAACAAAACAGGGTATAGCAATGCTACACCCCGTTAAGTCTGATTGATTTATAAAGACACAGTCGATCCAGGCTTAAACCTCGTAAGGCTCCTTACCACTAAACTTAATGGTTGCCGGATCGGGGTTCTTGCCGATGCTACGGTCATTGCGGTTGACCGATTCGCGCCCTTCATTCACCTTCTCGGGGAACACGCCATCTGCTGGATGCAGATACTGAGTTTCGCCGCTGGGGTAAATGCGATAGATTTTGTAATCTTGGATTCTGGGCTTGAATTTGGTGCGGAGTTGAGCGCCTAGAGCTAGGCACTGTTCTTTACGCGCCAAATACAGTAAGTTCTCGCCTTCATTCATGATGGCGGAACCACCCGTGGGCATTTCAAACACTTGCTCTTTCGAGCTCGTCCAGGTAATCGCGTATTTTTCTTCGACTGCTGCCGCTGTCAGAAGACCGCCAGTGCTGCCGCCAAATTTAGGAGTTTGTCCAGTCAGAGTTTCTGCCATAAAACGTTTTCTCTCAACCGTTTTGAGGCATCCTATCACCGGCCAAGGTCGCGTTTATCGAGTTATTGAGGAAAAGTAACAGTTCTTCAGAGTTGCTCTCAGCTTTATGAAGGATCGGCAGGATATTGGGCGATCGCCATAGCGATGCCCCGGTCGCGATCGCGGTTGGCACGACCACGCACAGATCACTCGAGAATGTACGGATTACGGCGTTCTAGCTCGCTGAGCGAGAGCTCGGCTTCGTCGAGATCGTCTTCGAGAATCAGGCTGCCCCGGTCATGGCGAACATGCAGCGCGGCGCGACCTTCGGCGATCGGTAACGTAAAGTGAAATTGACTGCCGTGGGATTTGCCTGCCGAGGTGGCCCAAATTCGGCCCCCCAGCCCTTCCACGATTTGGCGACACATGGCCAAACCGAGCCCGGTGCCCCCAGTGGTACGACGCAATGCCCCTTCCTCTTGATAAAAGCGATCGAACACGGCTTCCAGCCGATAGGGCTCAATCCCCCGACCGGAGTCGGCGATGGTGATTTGAATCATGTCTTCATCCACCCGCTGGGCTGAGATGGTAATCGTGTCGCCGGGGTCGGTGAACTTGCAGGCATTATCCATAAGTTTCACAATCACTTCGACGACCCATTCCCCATCGGCTCGGACCATGGGCAGTTTTGGTGGCAACTCGACTTTGATTTCAATCTCCGGAAAATGGCTACCATGACGGGCCTGAACGCTGCTGAGGGCCAAGTCGATACACTCCAGCAAAGACAGCGCCTCGAAATTCCATTCAATGCGTCCGCTTTCCAAGCGCGAGAGCGTGAGGAAATCCTGTACCAGTTTGCGCATCCGCTCGGCGTCATCCAACGCTGAGGTCAGCATCGTGTTGCGCAACTTATCCGGCATGTCGGGCTCAGTGGCCAAACTTTCTAAACACACCTGAATGGTTGATAGTGGGGTGCGCAATTCGTGTCCGGTGATGGCAATCAAATTGCTGCGAGTCCGTTCTAAGGCTTCGAGCTGCTGGTTGAGGTCTTGTAAGTGCGCATAGGCGTCGGCCTGGATGATGGCTACGCTCAGCTGTGCGGCGACGGCTTCGACTAAAGCTAAGTCGTCCTCACTCCATTGATGGGGCTGTTCTTGACAGTGATGCAGCTCAATCATGCCGAGCAACCGCTGTTGATAAACCAACGGCACCAGCGCCCAAGAGCGAATCTGCCACTCTTCAACTAAATAGTTCACAGCATCTAAGGCAGTGGACAGCGATCGCGGCGGGTCTTGCGTGTCAGGAATCACGAGCATTTCGTGTTCCTTCTGGATGCGCTCTAGTAAGGGATTATCGGCAATGGGCCACTCGACGTTCAGCAAAGAGGGCATCTGGGGCTGGCGAAATTCGTGGTGAATTTCGATGTCGGGTCGCTCGGTATGGCAGCGATAAATAATACAGCGGCAGATGTCGAGGGCAGGCCCCAGCTCTTGTACTGTGATCTGAAATAGTTCTTCGGGGTCTAACGATCGCCGAATGGCTGACGTGATGGAGTTGACTAAACGCTCGCGGCGTTCTTTGACCGCGATCGCCCGATAAGCCTTGAGCAACTTATATTGACCCGCTTGCAGATAGGTCACTAACCGCTGAGTAAAAGGATCAACACCAGCACTGCCAACCTCTATCGCTTCTGTCGGCGGCTCAGTGAGGTGATAACGAACTTTTGCTGCCTGAATTTTGGGAATCAGTGTCGCGTCATAACCGGCGATTCGATCTAGCAGTAAATTGGCGGCCTGATGACAAATGCCGCTTTCTTGGGTCCAAACGCCCTCAAATCGGCGCGTTTGGTCTAAAGCAGGAGCCCCAGGAGGCGTGATCGCAAGGTCTGAGTTTTGCACCAGATCACGCTCACGACAGATCAAACAGGCACTGTAGTTGTCACCAATCACCACCAGGTGCCATTCTTGGCTGAGCGCATCGTCGGGCTCAAAGGTAATGGTGGCATGCTGCTCAGCGGCATCGTCAAAGCTAGTGCCCGCTGCCGAAAACACATAAACCTGATCGCTAATGTCGGCAATGCGTTGATAACGACTGGCTTCCTGACGATAAAATCGCTCCTGCTGAAAACTGGCGATCACTAAAGGCTGTTCCATCCCAGCGAGCACTTGATCCTCCATCGCATGGGATAAGGCCGTGAGGGAGGTCTTAAAAAATAGCTGCGATCGTAGTTGAGGAATTGCTTGCAGCAGTTGCTCGACAACAGAATCGGGATTAGGCATGGATGCAGTAACGAGTCGAAACAGCCAGTGGCAAACTAACGTTGCTGCCAATAGCCAGCAGCTAAAACCTACCCAGCAAATAAATTGAGGTAAGCGCAATTAGGCCAATCATACGCTTCTGTAAAACACCCTAGCAGCCAGACTCCCTGAGGATTAAGGATTTGTTACCAAATTGCTTGGTCGACAGGCATACCAGGGCTCAGCCATCCAGTAAAAAGGAGGTGCCAGCAAAGCTGCTGACACCTCCTAGGGAGTCAATATCGGTAAATTAATCCCGACTTGTCATCACCCAGACAGGTTAGGAGATTCCACCCATGTCGCTGGTGTCTTTGAGGAAACCACTGTAGGCTTCCATACCGTGCTCACCGATATCCAGACCCTTCATTTCTTCTTCGGGGTCTACGCGAATGCCCAAAGTCGACTTCAGAACGACCCAAACAATGGAAGTAAAGACAACTGTGAACAGGCCAATGCTCAGGATACCGAGGATCTGTGCCCCTAGCTGACCGAAGCCGCCGCCGAAGAATAAGCCACCTTCAGTAGCAAACAGCCCCACAGCCAAGGTGCCCCAGATACCGCAAACCAAGTGTACGGAGATAGCACCAACGGGGTCATCGATTTTGATGCTGTCAAAGAAACCAACGGAGAACACGACGATGACGCCAGCAATCAAGCCGATGATAATCGCGCCAATGTAGTTGACACCGGCACAGCCAGCAGTGATACCGACCAAGCCAGCCAAAATGCCGTTGATGATCATTGACAAGTCAGGCTTGCCATTTAGCGCCCAAGCGGTAAAGGTTGCCGCTACGCCACCAGCAGAAGCAGCCAGAGTGGTCGTGACCGCGATAAAGGGCACAGCAGTGCTAGCCGCTAGTTCAGAACCGGGGTTAAAACCATACCAGCCAATCCACAAAATCAAGCAACCGAGCATCGCAATGCTCATGTTGTGACCCGGGATAGCATTGACGCGATCGTCTTGGTACTTACCAATCCGAGGCCCCAAGAAAGCCGCACCCATCAGGGCTGCCCAACCACCAACCGAGTGCACCACGGTGGAACCCGCAAAGTCAGAGAATCCAGCCGCTCCGAGCCAGCCACTACCACTCCAGACCCAGTGGCCAGTAATGGGGTAAGAAACCCCCGTGAGCAGAATGCTGAAAATCAAGAAGTCGGTAAACTTAATGCGCTCAGCGACAGCACCCGACACGATGGTCGCTGCAGTTGCCGCAAAAGCAGCCTGGAATAAGAAGAATGTATCGATCGTCAAGCCGGCGCCTTCTTCTAATCCATAGGTCTCGGGGGCACCAGTCAAGAAGAAGCCGCCGCCACCGATAAAGCCATTACCGCCGCCAAACATTAAGGAGAAGCCGATCGCCCAGAAAGCTAAAACAGCCAAACCAAAGACAATCAAGTTCTTAGAAAGAATGTTGACTGCGTTTTTTTGCCGACAGAAGCCGGTTTCCAACATACCGAAGCCAGCGTTCATGAAGATCACCAGCACGGCACAGATAAACACAAAGATATTGTCAAGCACGGTCTGCACGTCAGCAGCCGTCATTTCTTCTTGGGCATAGGCAGCCACGCCCCAAACACCCAAGATTGTCAATGCTAGCGGCACACAAGCAACCCACTTCCAGCCGTCACGACGACCAAAGTAGGACTGCACCGCTTCAGAAATAGGAGGCACGTTAGCGCTCCAGAAAGACGACTGACGCCGCTTCCGAGAACGCCCTTTCTTACGAAGTACTAGTCTAGACATTTCCAAAAACGTCCCTTCAACACAAATCAGACAGCAAACGCAATCTCATCAGCAACAGATTGCTGCGTCAGAGAAAGCCCTGAAAATCCTCGAAGTCTGGCGACTGTAGTCGTCCGATCAATACCAGCAGCTAGCATAGTGCTGAAAGAAAACCATGCCCTGTAGACAAACCGTGACGGATACTGGCCAACCACACTCGTTGAGTATCAAGATTCCACCAATTATGACGGCAATGAGCTGTATCGCAAGTTACATTTCTGCAAGCGCCACTTTATCCAGCCGGGATCCATCAGTTGAGATGAATGTCGGCCAGATGTCAGGAAGCTTTGACCTCAAATCGTTTGACCTCGTTGGCTTCCTTTTTGGAGAGATTAATAAAGCAGCTCATATATTTCTTCGCTAACTTTGCGATCGCGGCTTTTACCTTGAAATTAGTGAGTCGATCATGATGCCGATGAGGTCGTCGTCGATGACCATCATGGCCGTTAGCAAGCATCCCCGGCGCCAAAAGCTGACCTAACCTGCTCACCAATCCCAATACTGTCTCGGTTGGGCAGGTAGGGCGATCGCCCCGCAAACACGGCGTTCTCTGGTCTTGTTGCTCTCTCCATTGGCAAACCATCCATTAGCAAACCATTCTGCTAGTTGTTTTGCGCCTGCCTCTGGGTTAATCATCCTGAGGCCCGACGTTAGCCAACTAGGGTGCTGAGAGGCTGATAAGTCCTTTGTAGTCAGCGGCACAACCGGATTAGAGCCCCCAGACTAGGATGCTGCTAGTCAAGCAATCGCTTGAATTACTCCATAGACTGGCGTTACCGATGCAAAGGATAGTCTGCGGTGTTGGGACAGCCCATAGATGCCATCCGATTGGAGTCTTTAGGTGACAACGGCATTTGCAGCGTTGCTGAGTGTGAGTAACGCCATTTTCTGAAATCATTCCAGCCGCTTGAAACCGACAGTCCATAGTTGCAGTTGCGGCTTAAGGCAATGAACCAACTGGTCATTCATGCCATCAATCATCCATCGGTTGATCATCAGGTGACAGTCAGATTGAACAGATGGTTGAGCTTCTATTCCTACAGATTTAGTCAAGAGGTTTAGTCAAGCACTAGGCGTCACCTGTTGAATGGATGCTTGGACCGTGTAAGTTACGGCTTTGACGGGTTCTGCAGGCAGCCTTTTCGGGACTTCGGTGTTGCCTGGCGAGACTCCAACTGCCGCATATCTGCACCTACATCTGAGCCATTTGGTATACCTGCGGTCTATTTCAAACTGCTTAATTGCTTACTATCAAGCGATTGGCCCTTTGAGGAAATTAGTTATGAGCGGAAATGCAGCTCGGGTTCAGGCGATTCATCAAATCACTAACCGCAAACCGACGCCACCTAAATCTCCCGAGCGTTTGGAAGAGATCTGGGCCGAGAATGTTTTTAACTTGCAAAAGATGCAGGCGAGCTTACCCAAAGCGGTCTTCAAATCGATCAAAAAGACCATCATGACGGGCGAAAAGCTGGATGCCTCCGTAGCCGACTCGGTAGCAACGGCCATGCGCGACTGGGCAATGGCCAAAGGGGCGCTGTATTACGCTCACGTGTTTTATCCTATGACTAACCTCACCGCCGAAAAGCATGATGGCTTTATCTCGGTGCAGGGAGATGGCAGCGTTATTTCAGAATTTTCTGGCAAGGTGCTAGTCCAGGGAGAACCGGATGGCTCATCCTTTCCCAATGGTGGCATTCGCGATACGTTTGAGGCGCGAGGGTACACCGCTTGGGATGTGACCAGCCCAGCTTACATCATGGAGACAGACAACGGTTCGACCCTCTGCATTCCTACCGTATTCGTTTCTTGGACGGGGGAAGCTCTGGATAAGAAGGTGCCTTTGTTGCGCTCGATCGCCGCGATGGACAAAGCGGCTCGTAAGGTCCTGACGCTACTGGGCAACGACGAAGTCGCCCCGGTGAACTCCAGCTGCGGTGCGGAACAAGAATACTTTTTGGTGGATGCCAACTTTGCCAGCCAGCGCCCTGATTTGCTGTTGGCAGGACGGACGCTGTTTGGTAAGGCCCCGGCGAAAGGCCAAGAATTTGATGATCACTACTTTGGGGCGATTCCCGAACGAGTGCAAGTCTATATGCAAGACGTAGAGGAAACCCTTTACAAGTTAGGGATTCCGGCCAAAACCCGGCACAACGAAGTGGCTCCTGGTCAGTTTGAAATTGCGCCGTTCTTTGAAGCCGCCAACGTCGCCAGTGATCACCAGCAGATGATCATGACGGTGCTCAAGTGCAAAGCCAAAGAGCACGGCTTTGTGTGTCTGCTACATGAGAAGCCCTTTGCGGGCATCAACGGTTCGGGTAAGCACGTTAACTGGTCGGTGGGCAATGCCACCCAGGGCAATTTGCTAGATCCCGGCGATTCTCCCCATGACAATGCGCAGTTTCTAGTATTTTGTGGAGCCGTGATTCGGGGTGTCCATAAGTATGGCCCCCTGATGCGAGCGGCGATCGCGACCGCCAGCAACGACCACCGCCTCGGCGCGAACGAAGCGCCACCCGCGATCATGTCGGTTTACCTCGGCACTCAGCTCGAAGAAGTTTTTGATCAGATCAAAACCGGCTCAGTCTCGGAGTCGAAGCACAAAGGCGTGATGGATCTGGGGCTGAGTTCTGTACCGCCCTTGAGTAAGGATGCGGGCGATCGCAACCGCACCTCACCCTTTGCCTTTACGGGTAACCGCTTTGAGTTCCGGGCCGTGGGCTCTAACCAGTCCGTAGCCGGGCCACTGATTGTCCTTAACACCATACTGGCCGACTCGCTAGAGTGGGTGGGCAATCGCCTCGAAAGCGAACTTGGCAAAGGCACCGAACTCAACAGCGCCATCATCACCGTACTGAAGGAAGTGATGGAACTGCACGGCAACGTGATCTTTGGCGGCAACGGCTATTCCGAAGAGTGGCACACCATGGCGGTAAATGAGCGGGGACTCGCCAACCTCCCCACGACTGCCGATGCGCTGCCCGTCCTCAAAGAGGAGTACATCGAAGATCTATTTAAGAAGACGGGCGTGCTCACCCCGGTAGAGCTAGAAAGCCGCTTTGAAGTCTACGCTGAGCAGTACATCCTCTCCATTGAGGTGGAAGCTAAGCTCGTTATCAACATGGCAAAAACGATGATTTACCCCGCCGCAGTGGAGTATCTCTCTAAACTGTCGTCAACTATCACGAGCCTTTCTAGCCTCGGTGTGAGTTTGGAGGCGAGTAGTGCCCAAACGGTGGCTAATCTCGCAAGCGCCATG comes from Leptolyngbya iicbica LK and encodes:
- a CDS encoding ligase-associated DNA damage response DEXH box helicase, which codes for MDIRLTPIIDWFARQGWQPLRFQQQAWEAYLAGQSGLIQVPTGSGKTYAAVMGPLAEMLETPGKGLQLLYITPLRALSRDIEQSIRRPVEEMGWAVAIESRTGDTSFHKKSRQLKKMPDVLITTPESLSVMLSYKDSQKRFQSLRCVVLDEWHELMSSKRGTQTELALSRLRELVPEARTWAVSATLGNLPEAAQTAVGLGTAPTIIQADILRETVIQSILPESVDSFPWAGHLGLRMFEALVAALDIEKSTLIFTNTRNQAERWFQALQFAVPDHEDEIALHHGSIDKQEREAIEAGVKAGDIKWVVCTSSLDLGVDFQPVERVVQIGSAKNLARLLQRAGRSAHVPQGTSEVFFLPTNALELLEISAFRRGLAAGAIETRRPRDQPYDVLVQHLVTLACGDGFNPETTLAAIRQTVAYQHLTDEEFQWVVEFVEKGGKCLGAYPRYQKVGWEGDRYRVTDPKITRMHRMGIGTITGNQAVKLMYTNRREIGTVEENFVSRLKPGDVFFFAGRQLEFFQMKDMVVYVKNTRRQSTVTPTWGGGQLAISDTLSTHLRQEVEFVRQPGDWNREIHCIAPILETQARLSHIPTTDELLVECCKTREGQHLYVFPFEGRFVHEGLGFLWGYRFARQKSATFTISVNDYGFEILAPKGYPFQDLFSDEFFSREDLEADVKASLNISELTQRKFRGVAQVAGLVFKGYPGSRKTSAQLQVSSSLLYEVFSKYEPDNLLLKQAEREVLAEQLETHRLAKLLEKLSQLQVVWQETSRPAPFAFPLLVERLGTRMTNESLLERVERLKQQWGRK
- a CDS encoding HAD family hydrolase — its product is MITHIISDMGGVLVALEWSERVSGLLGRSVPIDELHHLWINARSTVDFESGRIDFDTFAQNFIQEFDLQISPEQVQHEFLEFVQAPMPGCDEILEELKQQYHLSLLSNTNPAHYERLRDRYDFYAPFEQVFLSHEIGVMKPDPAIFHHVLAKLEIAPENAAFFDDGARNVTAAQTVGIHAYQVHSPQELGAIVETFETPALNP
- a CDS encoding FHA domain-containing protein, with the protein product MFDPKVLSEYALSHMDVSTESIQTSLNLFQTFKRLYEQNPALLNEILNLATVDKQMPVHPGNFSYVLGLVTDKQALLITNVSEDRSQIFLQPHLNNQIWTFGRDPNQSSLPIRDRRLSRCHAAIRYDSTCGFVLYDLDSTNGTYVNGVRIRQNYILKDGDLIRLGSMNFGFFTGAEFRRVGEPSPDVLRLISEAAVPPTAPMEDESLETPTHVQEPLPPNLEQTLHFMNGPEFPQD
- a CDS encoding anthranilate synthase component I family protein produces the protein MVSPSFEQFQTLATQGNFIPVYQELAADLDTPVSAWHKVCATAPYSFLLESVEGGETLGRYSLLGCDPLWVLETRGETTTQTFRDGTVKAYSGDPFTILPNCLAPYQPVKLPELPPGIGGLFGFWGYELIQWIEPTVPVYDRAEADLPDGLWMQVDSLLIFDQVKRKMWVIAYADLRQPGRDLAAAYEAACDRIQTLVQKLTAPLQGLAPLTQWHPPGAQTQAVPLNYQSNRTQAEFCDAVRQAKDYIRAGDIFQVVVSQRLSTTYEGNPFDLYRSLRLVNPSPYMAYFHFQDWQLIGSSPEVMVKAENDPQAPGSKIATVRPIAGTRPRGQTVAADADYAADLLADPKEIAEHVMLVDLGRNDLGRVCTSGTVKVDELMVIERYSHVMHIVSNVIGQLAPDKTAWDLLKACFPAGTVSGAPKIRAMQIIHELEPDHRGPYSGVYGYYDFEGQLNTAITIRTMIVRPEQPGRHQVSVQAGAGLVADSVPESEFQETLNKSQGMLTAIRSLQGKAH
- a CDS encoding photosystem I reaction center subunit II PsaD gives rise to the protein MAETLTGQTPKFGGSTGGLLTAAAVEEKYAITWTSSKEQVFEMPTGGSAIMNEGENLLYLARKEQCLALGAQLRTKFKPRIQDYKIYRIYPSGETQYLHPADGVFPEKVNEGRESVNRNDRSIGKNPDPATIKFSGKEPYEV